The [Clostridium] scindens ATCC 35704 nucleotide sequence ATGAGTCGGTAACTACCATGTTCCCTCTGATCCAGCCGACTATCGAGGACATTGCTGAACAAGTATATGACTCCCAGTCTCTGGATAACATTCAGTTGTCCGAGGATAGCCCCTATACTTCCCAGATTATTGTAAATGCCATTGACGAGGCATTGAAAAAAGCCGAAACTACCAAGTAGTTGCGGCTTTTTATATGTTCTTCATAATGATTCCTATCCTTCTACGATCAGATATCTTCCACCCGGAAGCGGGAATACTTCTGATGCTTCCTCAATCTCTTCAAGAGACATGCTGTCTACATCCAGACCTTCCTCTTCTAGAAACTCCTTCACTTCGCCGATGTTCTCCACGACCGCTGCCATGCAATCCTCCAGGAATGCTTCCGCCTCTTCCAGCGTCTCCGCAACCGGCTCATCAAACAACTGCGCCTGGTTTTTCAAGAACGTCTTCAGGCACTCCTCATCGTACTCATACATTTCTCTAACCTCCCTTAATTTCTTTTCCTTGCTTCATACGAACTGCATCAGTTCTTCCGGACTGTCTATGATAGTTCCCGCGCCTGCAGCCCTCAATACTTCTCTTGACCGGAACCCCCAGGATACGCCCACCATGCGAACCCCTGCGTTTCTGCCTGTCTCCACGTCCACTTCGGAATCCCCCACATACAGGCATTCTTCCCTGCCCGCCTGCATCTCCTCCAGCAGTCTATAGATTCCGGCAGGATCTGGCTTTCTCGCAATTCCTTCCTTCTGGCCCTGCACGCAGTCAAACACATCCTCGCCAAAGATACGCTCTACCACTTTCTTCGTCTGCCGATGGGGCTTGTTGGAGAGAACCGCCAGCTTTATTCCCTTGTCTTTCATCTGCATAAGCGTTCCGGTGATGCCTTCATAGGGTGTTACAAGATATGTACAGTTTTCATCAAATATACGTCCGTATACCTCCATTCCTTCCTCAATTCTTGAAAGTTCCCTATCTCCAGCTGCCTCCAGGGAACGTTCCATCAGATATCTCGCGCCGTTGCCTACAAAACTGCGGCACTCATCGGTAGTGATCTGAGGAAGTCCCATCTCTTTTAACGTCTCTTTCACCGAAAAAGCCAAGGATTCCAGTGTATCGGTCAAAGTTCCGTCAAGATCAAATATACAAGTTTTCATAATACATATATCCTCCATGCAATAATCATAGTATGACTATAGGAAAAATTCAAGGGGAATTTCGTAATCCATTCCCCTTAAGTGAGATATTGGCGCATCAGCCGCAGCGCATTCTTTTCCAGGCGGCTTACCTGAGCCTGGGAAATCTTGATCTCGTCGGCAACTTCCATCTGCGTCTTGCCCTCAAAGAACCGCAGTTTGATAATATACCGTTCCCGTTCCCCTAAGTGCTGCATCGCCGCTTCCAAAGACAAGTCCTCCACCCATTTTTCTTCCTTATTCTTTGTGTCGCTGATCTGATCCATTACATACAGGGCATCGCCTCCGTCATTATATACCGGCTCCTGAAGGCTCATAGGAACCTGAATGGCGTCCAGGGCAAACACGATGTCCTCTTTGGATATTCCGATCTCTTCCGCAATCTCCTGGACTGTGGGCTCTTTTAGGTTCTGCTTGATATAATTCTCTTTTGCATAGATCGCCTTATAAGCCGTATCACGAAGCGACCGGCTGACACGGATGGAATTATTGTCCCGCATATAGCGCCTGATCTCGCCAATGATCATGGGCACCGCATAAGTAGAAAACTTCACATCCAGTTCCGTATTAAAATTATTGATCGCCTTGATCAGGCCGATGCAGCCGATCTGGAACAGGTCATCCGGATTCTCATTGCTTCCTCCAAACCGCTTTATCACGCTGAGCACAAGGCGTAGATTTCCTTTGATATATTCTTCCTTCGCCTCTGCATCCCCTGCTTTTATGCGCGCAAACAAAGCTTCCTTTTCCTCTTCTTTCAGGATTGGAAGCTTTGCCGTATTCACACCACATATTTCAACTTTTCCCTGTGCCATTGTCAGAACCCTCCTACTAGATGAATGAATAATTAATATCTAGTAAAATGATTCTCCATAAGTTCTTTTGTTATTCTTTACACCGCCAAAATAAAAAAAGTTTTAGACCTTGACAAAACATTGAAACCCCAAAAGCCACATGCTATAATTATAAAAATTATTGAAATCATTCTGAAAGGCGGCCCTTATGAAAAGATTCAAGATGCTACTACTCTTATTGCTTATCTTTTTTGCCGGGCTGTTTTTTGTTTCTATTGATAACAATTCTCATAATATTTCCTCTTACAAAGAGCACCCTGACACCTATACAGAGGGCTATGTCTGCCATCCGGCAACGATTACGCCTTATACGAAAGCCTCAAGCGTATATCCGGGCCCTCAAAAAAAGACTTCTTTCAGAAGAGGAAGTTCCTTTATGCTGCGTATGCCTGTCCTGCACGCATGCTGCCGAATCCCTTTCCTCCTTGGCCTTCCTGCAAAATACAGGCGTCTTCTGCAACTGATTGGCAGCCTCTTTGCCTCTATGATTTTCATGCTTCAGATCTGGATCATTCACCAGGTAGATGGAAAAAAGCGCTCTCCTTTATATGAAACCGGCAATTTAATATAAAGGAGAATAGAATACTATGGAAATAAACGATCTCTTAATGCTGCCCGGCGGGCTGGCCCTATTCTTGTATGGCATGCAGATGATGAGTACCGGGCTTGAGACCGCCGCAGGCAACAAGATGAAGACGATCCTTGAGAAGCTGACCTCCAATCGCTTCAAAGGTGTTCTGGCAGGCGCTGCCATTACAGCTGTCATCCAATCTTCTTCCGCCACCACCGTCATGGTCGTAGGCTTCGTCAATTCCGGCCTAATGACTTTAAGCCAGGCCGTATGGGTAATTATGGGAGCCAATATAGGAACCACGATCACCGGACAGCTGATTGCGCTGGATATCGGGGCAATCGCGCCTTTGATCGCATTTATAAGCGTTGCAGTCATATTGTTTTCCAAGAATGATAAAGTAAAGCATATCAGTTCCATTTTTGCAGGCCTGGGCGTACTGTTCATCGGAATGGATATGATGGGCGAGGCGATGGAGCCGCTGCAGTCATCTCCTGCTTTTCTGAACATTATGACCACCTTCCAGAATCCACTTGCGGGCATACTGATCGGCGCCGTATTTACTGCTATAATCCAGTCCTCCTCAGCTTCGGTGGGAATCTTGCAGGCTCTGGCAGCCACGGGGGCAATCCCCTTATCCGGCGCTGTCTATATCCTGTTCGGACAGAATATCGGCACTTGCATTACCGCTGTCCTGGCTTCCATCGGCACAAAGGTCAACGCAAAGCGTACCACGGTGATCCATCTGCTGTTTAACATCATAGGCACGCTGATTTTTACCTGCATCTGCATGGCAACACCTTTCGTATCCTTTATGGAGACGCTGACTGGCAATCCTGTAGCACAGATAGCCAACGTTCACACCACGTTTAATATTGTAACTACGCTGATCCTTCTGCCTTTTGGCGGCCTCATGGCCAAGGCGGCCGTCCGGCTGCTCCCGGACACAAAATCCAGCGAGCCCCAAAGAAGGAAGCTGGAATACATCGCGCCTTTTGAAGGACATTATTCCATGGGACATGCCGCCGTTGTCCTCTCCCAGCTTAGCAATGAAGTGTCCAGAATGTCCGGCATGGCAAGAGACAATGTAGAAGCCGCTTATAACGCGCTTTTAAATGATGATGCGAAAGCCCTGGAAGCCATTGAGGAACAAGAGTCCTACATAGATTACCTGAATGAGGAGATTGCAAAATATATCGTAAGCCTGATGTCTGTGGAGATGTCCGAGAAAGATTCCAAGTGTATCAATAATTATTACATGATCATCAGCAATATAGAAAGAATCGGAGACCATGCGATGAACATCGCTGAATATCTGAAGTCCTTGAAAAAATGGTCCGTTCGCTTCTCCGACAACGCCATCTCGGAGATACGCAAGATGAAGCAGGTGAGTCTTAAGCTCCTGGAATGTCTGGAACGCGCGGATGGAGAAAACAGCCAGTTTCTTCTGGAGCAGGCCGCGAAATATGAAAATCTCATCGATGATATGCAGAAGAAATACCTGAAACGGCAGATAAAAAGGATTCGCAAAGGAAATTGCAAGGCCGAGGCTGGCATCCTTTTTTCCGAACTGCTCACGGACTTTGAGCGAATTGGTGACTATGCCCTTAATCTGGCTGAATTATATGCTGATATGTAAAAAAGACAAATAATGGATTTGCAGCAGGCTGCTGCAAATCCATTATGATTCCCGATGGCCCGCATGGGAGGCGCATCAGTCGCGATCCCATTTATCCGCAAGATTATGGATCTGATTCTCAAACTTTGCAAGGTCCTTGTTTGCAAGGCCTTCATTCTTATATACCACGTCAAGCAGCCGCTTCGCCGCAGCGACCACTCGCCCAAACGCCGCCGTCGCCTTGGCTCTTGCCGGCTTCTCCGCCGCCTTCTTTGGCATCTTCACGCCTTCGCTTAGGATCTCATTGGAAGCAAGATCCACGCATCCGCCTGAATATGGCGCAAATGTCGGACAGCCTATCGTGTCTTCCACCAATTTCGCGAAGTGATCCGTCACCGTATCTTCGCCGTGCACTACGATCACCCTGTCAGGCTTGTGTGTAAACCCTTTCAGCCAGTTCAGCAGCCCGTTCATATCTGCGTGGCCGCTGATTCCTTTCACATCCACGATCCGTGCATTCACCGTAATATTCTCGCCAAAGAGCTTGACGCTCTGCGCGCCCTCGATCAGCTTGCGTCCCAGCGTCCCAACTGCCTGGTAGCCTACGAAGCATATCGTACACTCGCGCCGCCACAGATTATGCTTCAAATGATGGCGGATACGGCCAGCCTCGCACATTCCAGATGCAGAAATGATAACCTTGGGCTTATCATCAAAATTGATCATCCTGGACTCGTCGCTTGTAATCGTGGTCTTAAGTCCAGGAAAGATCAGCGGATTTATCCCTTTTTCCACCAGAGCCATCGCCTCTTCATCAAAGCAGGATTTCACATTCTTATTAAATACGTTGGTGGCTTCAATCGCCAGCGGGCTGTCTACATAGACTTCAAAGCCCTGGTACTGGGGCAATAGCCTTTTTTCCTTGATCTCTCTGATAAAATATAGCAGTTCCTGGGTTCTGCCAACCGCAAAAGATGGAATGACCACATTGCCGCCCTTATCAAAGGTCTCCTTCAATATCTTCGTAAATTCTCCGATATAATCCGGCACCTCATCGCCATGGGTCCTATCTCCGTAAGTGGATTCGATCACCACGTAGTCTGCCTCGGCTACCTTCTGCGGATCTCTGATAATGGGCTGGTTGGTATTTCCTACGTCTCCTGAAAATACCACCTTTTTTGAAATCCCATCTTCCGTAATCCACACTTCGATACTGGCGGATCCAAGCAGATGCCCCATATCATTGAACCGGACTTCTATGCCTTCGCATAATGTGATCTTTTGCCCGTAATCGCAGGGCGCCAGCAATTTGATGGCTGCATCCGCATCTTCCATAGTATAGAGCGGCTCATATGTCTCCTCGCCGCTTCTCTTAGCCTTGCGATTCCTCCATTCTGATTCTGATTCCTGGATGTGCGCGCTGTCTCGCAGCATGATGTTGCACAAATCTGAAGTAGCGAAGGTCGTCACAACATCGCCTTTGAATCCCTGCCTGCAAAGAAGCGGAATCTTTCCGGAATGATCGATATGCGCATGGGTCAGAAGAATATAGTCAATCTCCTTTGCCGTCACAGGAATTTCCTGATTCTCATACAGATCAGGCCCCTGCTCCATACCACAGTCGATCAAGATATTTTTCCCGCATGCTTCCAACAGATGACAGCTTCCAGTTACTTCGTGGGCTGCACCAATACAGCTAAGCCTCATATACCCAACCCCTTTTTTTCTTCTATTGTATCATCTTTTCAGGGCCTGCGCTATGAATACTTTACCATCTCCCGTTTTAACCGCTGCATGATCTTTTTCTCAAGCCTTGAGATGTAAGATTGGGAGATCCCCAGCATATCTGCTACTTCTTTCTGGGTCTTCTCCTCGCCATCCGGCGTTCCCAGCCCAAACCTCATCTTGATAATGGTTCGCTCTCGCCCGGACAGGCGGCTGATGGCTTTGACCAGAAGTTTCCGTTCCACTTCGTTCTCCAAATCTTTATAAATGGTATCCTCGTCCGTCCCCAGAATATCCGAGAGCAGCAGCTCATTCCCGTCCCAGTCCACATTCAGCGGCTCATCGATGGATACCTCCATCTTTGTCTTGTTATTCCTGCGAAGATACATCAGGATTTCATTCTCTATGCACCTGGAAGCATAGGTTGCCAACTTGATATTCTTCTCCGGATTAAACGTATTAATTGCTTTTATCAATCCAATCGTGCCTATAGAAATTAAATCCTCTACACCGACTCCTGTATTGTCGAATTTCTTCGCGATATACACCACAAGTCTCAGGTTATGCTCGATCAGCGTCTTCTTTGCTTCCTCTTCGTCCTCCGATCCCAAGTCATTGATAGCCGCCGTCTCTTCCTCGGTATTAAGGGGCGCAGGCAGTATATCGGAGCCGCCTATGTAATGGACATCCTTCTTGTCCGGGAAAAGCAGCGCTTTGAAGTCGGGTATTACCTTTAGTTTAAATTGATGCGGTACTGCTACTTTTATTATCATCATCTATTCCTCCTACCAAAATCTCAGGATTTATAATCATCTTATATTTATCAGCGGTCATCTCATTCTCGCAAATAGCCGCCATCGGTTCTGCAATCCATTGCTTTTTGTCATTGCGTATGCACATCTTATCCAACGTCACAAGAGGCATGACCCCATCCTTCTTGCCGATGGAATGATAGGGAATGTAGCGTAATTTGACTGCCTCGCTCCCCGCGAGAAGTTCTCTTGCCACATCCTGATCCAGAATGCATACCGGCTTTCCTGTCAGTTCATCCCTCAGGCTGTTTCCCGTATCAATCAACGCCTGTACCTGACATTTCCTTCCATTCATATAAAGGTCTGCCTGGCATCTGTACTGGTTCTGCCTGGAAAGATAGGAAATCAGGCTCCAGATGCCGGACACCACATAGTAACTGGCTACTGCCAGCACAAAGAACAGGCTTCCGATCCGCATATACTGTCCGAGGAATTGAAACACCCCACCTGTCAGGAACCCGCTGATATACAGCAGTATCCAGGCCTTCAGCATATCTGATCCCCACTTGACTAAAAGCCCTGCCCTGATCATTAAAACATTCACCATGCCATGGAACAGTACGAATTTGACAAACGTATAGGGAACTGGAAGAATTATAACCAGACAAGTCAGTGCTGATCCCAGGAGCGCTCCTAATGCAATGCGTCCATGCCTGGCTGGACATTTCAGCATCTTCCTTACAGCCACAAGAAGGATATAATCCATCGTAAAGTTCACCGTGAAAAACACGTCTATGTACAATTCATAATACACGTTCCACCTTCTTTCTCTTTGGGTATACTAAATCGATTTGGTACGTGGGCAAGATTCATTATACGAGTTGCTCCAAAAAGATTTTGTCAGATGATGGAGTCCATTTTTATTTTCGTTCGACAGCACCTTCAAGACACAAGATATAGATTCCCATAAGATGATTTTTTCGGATTTGTCTTATGCTGGCATACAACACTTTGTATCCCTCATTGGCATAAAAGAAAGAATTTTGTGGAATAAAAAAAGAATTTCTTGACAAAACTTGTCGCAATAAGAGGATATATAGAAAAATAGAACGAAAAAAAGAAAAAAAGCCAGATGCATGAAAATCATGCATCTGGCTTCCTATCATTATTATTTCTTAAAGAAATCCGGTATCTTGATAGACTGTTCCTTCACCTTGCTGGTTGGGGTTCTTGGAGTCTCTAAGGATGGCGTAGTCCCTCCTACCGAACGCTTTGCCGCAGTGGTAGTGCCGCCGCCTTTCGTGGGCGCCATGCCAAAGTCAATCCTTGGAGATGCCTGGGAAGTCTGCGCCGGCTGTACCGGCCTTTCATATCCCTGGGCATGCGTTGCCGCTGTATGAGGCACGGAAGAAACTCTTGGGTTTTCAAGTCTTGCTTTCAGTTTAGAAGCGCTTCCTCCCACATTATGAAGGCCTGTGGCAATAACCGTAATGGTCGCCTCATCAGCCCTGGAATCATCATACATAGCACCGAAGATGATGTTAGCATCCTCTCCTGCCAGTTCCTGTACGTACTCTGCCGCATCCGATGCATCCATAAGGGTGATATCGCCGGATACGTTGATGATAACATGAGAAGCACCGGCAATGGTTGTCTCAAGAAGCGGACTGGCAACAGCCTGCTTAACTGCCTCAAGAGCCTTATCATCGCCACGTCCCTGTCCGATACCGATATGCGCGATTCCTTTGTCCGTCATAACCGTCTGGACATCGGCAAAGTCAAGGTTAATAAGAGAAGGTACATTGATAAGGTCTGTAATACCCTGGATACCTTGCTGCAATACTTCATCCGCCTTCTTAAGGGCCTCCGGCATGGTGGTGCGTCTGTCTACCACTTCCAGAAGTTTATCATTCGGGATAACAATCAGAGTATCCACGCTTTCTTTTAATTTTTCAATTCCCGCAAGGGCATTATTCATACGTGTCTTTGACTCGAAGCGGAAAGGCTTTGTCACAACGCCTACCGTCAGCGCTCCCTGTTCTTTCGCAATCCGCGCAACCACAGGCGTCGCTCCGGTACCAGTGCCGCCGCCCATGCCGCAGGTTACGAATACCATATCCGCGCCTTTTAATGCGGCTGATATCTCCTCTGCGCTTTCTTCTGCTGCCTTTTCTCCAATCTCGGGCCTTGCGCCTGCTCCCAGCCCCTTGGTGATCTTGTCCCCAATCTGCATAAGCGTCGGAGCCTTACATAACTGCAATGCCTGTTTATCTGTATTAATGGCTATAAATTCAACACCGGCAATCTGCTCGTCGATCATTCGGTTGACGGCGTTATTACCGCCCCCTCCGACTCCAACAACAATTATTTTTGCCGCTGCTTCTGATTCGTTCGTTTTAATTTCTAGCAAGGGTTTCTCCTCCTTTGTTATCCTTATTATATATTATACATCCCGTATATAAAGCAAATGAAAAAAGTTCAGTCTGCCATATATAGTATATAATATAGACTTTTGTATAAAATATCAATAGAATTACAGTATTTTTCTTATTTTTCTTCCGGAAATTCTCCAATATCAAAGGTAATTGTCTCAGTTGTCTCGGAATAATTTTCTAAATGAAGAGTTCCTTCCTGATCTCCCAGTTTTTCCATGATTGGTGCAATCTGCGCAATCTGCTCGGAAGATACGTTTTTCCCTAGGCTTACGCATACTTTTCCGATATGCAGATAGATCTTGTCATCCTTACATACAATACGATCCGTAGACAGATGATACTTCACGACTTCCTTGGACGTCTCCAGTATTTCTTCAAATATCCTGGTATCATCGCTCCTTAACTGCTTGTACAGCTTAATATCCTTTACCTCGATCCCCTCGATGCATGGCAGGCCCTCGATCAGGGAAGACGACTCTGAAACCACCAACCCCGCCTTGTCAAAATATGCATAATCCTCTCCATTGCGCACATATCCTACGATGGGCTTCTCCTTCACTGTAACCTTGAGTACCCAAGGAGCCTTAAGCCCAACTTCCATGCTTTCCAGGCATGGGAGCTGCTCTCCGTATCCCAGCGCGTATTTTCCAAGAATATACAGCGTATTAATGGAATACTTATCACTTTGCACCGTATCGGCGATCTCCTGATCCGTGCAGTATTCATTGCCGCTGATCTCTATCTTCTGTACATAAAAAAGAATCAGAACGCCCAGCGCGATAATCGCGATTCCCAGCAGAAGGACCACCAGCGCGTACAGGCGGTGGGACTTCTTCTTTCTTTTTCCCGGCTTTTCCTCTTTCTGACGCTTTTCTTTTCCCATGGTATATACTCCCTTTTTATTCTTTTCATCTTATCTGTTCTATTTTACCAGAGAAGACACGCTTAGTACAAGCCCCATTTCCAAAAGCAGGAACACCAGCGACGTTCCCCCGTAGCTGACGAAGGGAAGCGTAATTCCCGTATTGGGTATGGTATTGGTTACCA carries:
- the sigE gene encoding RNA polymerase sporulation sigma factor SigE, whose translation is MIIKVAVPHQFKLKVIPDFKALLFPDKKDVHYIGGSDILPAPLNTEEETAAINDLGSEDEEEAKKTLIEHNLRLVVYIAKKFDNTGVGVEDLISIGTIGLIKAINTFNPEKNIKLATYASRCIENEILMYLRRNNKTKMEVSIDEPLNVDWDGNELLLSDILGTDEDTIYKDLENEVERKLLVKAISRLSGRERTIIKMRFGLGTPDGEEKTQKEVADMLGISQSYISRLEKKIMQRLKREMVKYS
- a CDS encoding HAD family hydrolase, with protein sequence MKTCIFDLDGTLTDTLESLAFSVKETLKEMGLPQITTDECRSFVGNGARYLMERSLEAAGDRELSRIEEGMEVYGRIFDENCTYLVTPYEGITGTLMQMKDKGIKLAVLSNKPHRQTKKVVERIFGEDVFDCVQGQKEGIARKPDPAGIYRLLEEMQAGREECLYVGDSEVDVETGRNAGVRMVGVSWGFRSREVLRAAGAGTIIDSPEELMQFV
- the ftsZ gene encoding cell division protein FtsZ, which produces MLEIKTNESEAAAKIIVVGVGGGGNNAVNRMIDEQIAGVEFIAINTDKQALQLCKAPTLMQIGDKITKGLGAGARPEIGEKAAEESAEEISAALKGADMVFVTCGMGGGTGTGATPVVARIAKEQGALTVGVVTKPFRFESKTRMNNALAGIEKLKESVDTLIVIPNDKLLEVVDRRTTMPEALKKADEVLQQGIQGITDLINVPSLINLDFADVQTVMTDKGIAHIGIGQGRGDDKALEAVKQAVASPLLETTIAGASHVIINVSGDITLMDASDAAEYVQELAGEDANIIFGAMYDDSRADEATITVIATGLHNVGGSASKLKARLENPRVSSVPHTAATHAQGYERPVQPAQTSQASPRIDFGMAPTKGGGTTTAAKRSVGGTTPSLETPRTPTSKVKEQSIKIPDFFKK
- the sigG gene encoding RNA polymerase sporulation sigma factor SigG encodes the protein MAQGKVEICGVNTAKLPILKEEEKEALFARIKAGDAEAKEEYIKGNLRLVLSVIKRFGGSNENPDDLFQIGCIGLIKAINNFNTELDVKFSTYAVPMIIGEIRRYMRDNNSIRVSRSLRDTAYKAIYAKENYIKQNLKEPTVQEIAEEIGISKEDIVFALDAIQVPMSLQEPVYNDGGDALYVMDQISDTKNKEEKWVEDLSLEAAMQHLGERERYIIKLRFFEGKTQMEVADEIKISQAQVSRLEKNALRLMRQYLT
- a CDS encoding sigma-E processing peptidase SpoIIGA, with the translated sequence MYYELYIDVFFTVNFTMDYILLVAVRKMLKCPARHGRIALGALLGSALTCLVIILPVPYTFVKFVLFHGMVNVLMIRAGLLVKWGSDMLKAWILLYISGFLTGGVFQFLGQYMRIGSLFFVLAVASYYVVSGIWSLISYLSRQNQYRCQADLYMNGRKCQVQALIDTGNSLRDELTGKPVCILDQDVARELLAGSEAVKLRYIPYHSIGKKDGVMPLVTLDKMCIRNDKKQWIAEPMAAICENEMTADKYKMIINPEILVGGIDDDNKSSSTASI
- a CDS encoding cell division protein FtsQ/DivIB is translated as MGKEKRQKEEKPGKRKKKSHRLYALVVLLLGIAIIALGVLILFYVQKIEISGNEYCTDQEIADTVQSDKYSINTLYILGKYALGYGEQLPCLESMEVGLKAPWVLKVTVKEKPIVGYVRNGEDYAYFDKAGLVVSESSSLIEGLPCIEGIEVKDIKLYKQLRSDDTRIFEEILETSKEVVKYHLSTDRIVCKDDKIYLHIGKVCVSLGKNVSSEQIAQIAPIMEKLGDQEGTLHLENYSETTETITFDIGEFPEEK
- a CDS encoding Na/Pi cotransporter family protein is translated as MEINDLLMLPGGLALFLYGMQMMSTGLETAAGNKMKTILEKLTSNRFKGVLAGAAITAVIQSSSATTVMVVGFVNSGLMTLSQAVWVIMGANIGTTITGQLIALDIGAIAPLIAFISVAVILFSKNDKVKHISSIFAGLGVLFIGMDMMGEAMEPLQSSPAFLNIMTTFQNPLAGILIGAVFTAIIQSSSASVGILQALAATGAIPLSGAVYILFGQNIGTCITAVLASIGTKVNAKRTTVIHLLFNIIGTLIFTCICMATPFVSFMETLTGNPVAQIANVHTTFNIVTTLILLPFGGLMAKAAVRLLPDTKSSEPQRRKLEYIAPFEGHYSMGHAAVVLSQLSNEVSRMSGMARDNVEAAYNALLNDDAKALEAIEEQESYIDYLNEEIAKYIVSLMSVEMSEKDSKCINNYYMIISNIERIGDHAMNIAEYLKSLKKWSVRFSDNAISEIRKMKQVSLKLLECLERADGENSQFLLEQAAKYENLIDDMQKKYLKRQIKRIRKGNCKAEAGILFSELLTDFERIGDYALNLAELYADM
- a CDS encoding MBL fold metallo-hydrolase RNA specificity domain-containing protein, with amino-acid sequence MRLSCIGAAHEVTGSCHLLEACGKNILIDCGMEQGPDLYENQEIPVTAKEIDYILLTHAHIDHSGKIPLLCRQGFKGDVVTTFATSDLCNIMLRDSAHIQESESEWRNRKAKRSGEETYEPLYTMEDADAAIKLLAPCDYGQKITLCEGIEVRFNDMGHLLGSASIEVWITEDGISKKVVFSGDVGNTNQPIIRDPQKVAEADYVVIESTYGDRTHGDEVPDYIGEFTKILKETFDKGGNVVIPSFAVGRTQELLYFIREIKEKRLLPQYQGFEVYVDSPLAIEATNVFNKNVKSCFDEEAMALVEKGINPLIFPGLKTTITSDESRMINFDDKPKVIISASGMCEAGRIRHHLKHNLWRRECTICFVGYQAVGTLGRKLIEGAQSVKLFGENITVNARIVDVKGISGHADMNGLLNWLKGFTHKPDRVIVVHGEDTVTDHFAKLVEDTIGCPTFAPYSGGCVDLASNEILSEGVKMPKKAAEKPARAKATAAFGRVVAAAKRLLDVVYKNEGLANKDLAKFENQIHNLADKWDRD